Proteins encoded in a region of the Candidatus Obscuribacter sp. genome:
- the recO gene encoding DNA repair protein RecO: MVSFSLTAVNIGTHALGESDRIVVLFSRERGIHRAVAKGARKPGTKMGGKSEPLNINRLLLSKGKSLDIITQCESIESFGALRKDFARLSYALYFAELCQVFGQELSQECERFFDRLSLSIGLMAESPKDPALQCLEFEMAVLETVGLSPELTYCVGCRHPATEQTISAFNYELGGLVCQSCFHRMRQDAYGHTASAISQEDRDMVRENAMEGQKASIYVTPLVWKRLVIARSESEKFPNMDELDGDNRFTREDAGSRKSLTAARRLMQGYIEYKSGRRLKSLSVLESLPEDQF, from the coding sequence GTGGTAAGCTTTTCGCTTACTGCTGTTAATATCGGTACTCATGCCCTCGGTGAGTCAGACAGGATTGTGGTGCTTTTTTCTCGAGAAAGAGGCATCCACAGGGCTGTGGCTAAAGGGGCACGCAAACCTGGCACAAAAATGGGCGGTAAATCAGAGCCGCTCAATATCAATAGACTCTTGCTATCAAAAGGCAAGAGTCTGGATATCATCACCCAGTGTGAGAGTATCGAGAGTTTTGGCGCACTGCGCAAAGATTTTGCCAGGCTCTCTTATGCTCTTTATTTTGCTGAGCTTTGTCAGGTCTTTGGTCAGGAGCTATCGCAAGAGTGTGAGCGCTTTTTTGACAGACTGTCGCTATCTATAGGACTGATGGCCGAAAGCCCGAAAGATCCAGCTTTGCAATGTCTGGAATTTGAGATGGCCGTGCTCGAAACAGTGGGTCTGAGCCCAGAACTCACTTATTGTGTTGGTTGCAGGCACCCAGCTACCGAGCAAACCATAAGCGCTTTTAACTATGAGCTTGGTGGTTTGGTCTGTCAGAGTTGCTTCCATAGGATGAGGCAGGATGCCTATGGACATACAGCCTCTGCCATCAGTCAAGAAGACCGTGACATGGTGCGCGAAAACGCCATGGAAGGGCAGAAAGCCAGTATTTATGTCACACCTCTGGTTTGGAAGCGGCTGGTCATTGCCCGCAGTGAATCTGAGAAATTTCCCAATATGGATGAGCTAGATGGCGACAATCGGTTTACAAGAGAAGATGCTGGCTCTCGCAAGTCTTTGACTGCGGCCAGAAGGCTGATGCAAGGATATATAGAATACAAATCCGGCAGACGTCTAAAGTCGCTCAGTGTGCTTGAATCCTTACCGGAAGATCAGTTTTAA
- the gndA gene encoding NADP-dependent phosphogluconate dehydrogenase, whose translation MDKLSAIGLIGLGVMGENLALNIERHGYQISIFNRSHDKVVAFVEGRGKGKKVIGAADEKTFIESLSRPRKVILLVKAGDAVDQTIDKIKPYLEKGDIIIDGGNSHFVDTQRREAALAKEGLRFIGSGVSGGEEGALWGPSLMPGGDKQAYEELRPIWEDISAKVDGSPCVTYLGPDGAGHFVKMVHNGIEYGDMQLIAEAYDVLRKAVGLSAPQIGEVFTRWNTGLLDSFLIEITAKILKVTDKETGKPLVDLILDKAGQKGTGRWTSEAALELGIPVPTIDAALTARVLSSMKDERLSAAKVFSAVTNDLEDGKKAPSGNIEHELVGHLEKALYAAKVCSYAQGMSLIKAGSDKYKWGVNLSDTARIWRGGCIIRAQLLERIRAAFDRDNNLPNLLVDLDFAPFMIQSHMSMRAVVKEAVSMGIPVPAMTSSLSYFDSYRSASLPQNLTQAQRDFFGAHTYERVDKPQAGFMHTEWAELIAK comes from the coding sequence ATGGATAAATTAAGCGCCATAGGGCTCATCGGACTGGGAGTTATGGGCGAAAACCTGGCTCTCAATATCGAGCGTCATGGCTACCAGATCTCCATTTTTAACCGTTCACACGACAAAGTGGTAGCTTTTGTCGAAGGTCGCGGTAAAGGTAAAAAGGTTATCGGAGCAGCAGACGAAAAGACCTTTATTGAGTCATTAAGTCGTCCACGCAAAGTGATATTGCTGGTCAAAGCTGGTGATGCAGTCGATCAGACTATCGACAAAATCAAACCATACCTGGAGAAAGGCGACATCATCATTGATGGTGGCAATTCTCACTTTGTCGATACTCAGCGCAGAGAGGCTGCTCTGGCTAAAGAAGGTCTACGCTTTATCGGCTCAGGTGTATCTGGCGGCGAAGAAGGTGCTCTCTGGGGACCATCTCTCATGCCAGGCGGTGACAAGCAAGCCTACGAAGAGCTGAGACCAATTTGGGAAGATATATCAGCTAAAGTCGACGGTAGTCCCTGTGTTACCTATCTAGGTCCTGATGGAGCTGGTCACTTTGTCAAAATGGTCCACAATGGTATCGAATACGGTGATATGCAGCTTATTGCCGAAGCCTATGATGTATTGCGCAAGGCCGTCGGTCTCAGTGCTCCTCAAATTGGCGAGGTGTTTACCCGCTGGAATACAGGATTACTCGATAGTTTCCTTATCGAGATTACTGCCAAAATCCTCAAGGTTACCGATAAAGAAACCGGTAAACCACTAGTTGACCTTATCCTTGATAAAGCAGGACAAAAAGGTACTGGACGTTGGACATCCGAGGCCGCTCTGGAGCTTGGTATTCCAGTGCCTACGATTGATGCGGCACTGACAGCCCGTGTACTTTCTAGCATGAAGGATGAGAGACTCAGTGCTGCTAAAGTGTTTAGCGCTGTCACAAATGATCTCGAGGATGGCAAAAAAGCGCCCTCTGGCAATATTGAGCATGAGCTTGTCGGCCACCTCGAAAAAGCTCTCTATGCGGCAAAAGTGTGCAGCTATGCTCAAGGTATGTCACTGATTAAAGCCGGTAGCGATAAGTACAAATGGGGCGTCAACCTCTCTGACACCGCTCGTATCTGGCGTGGCGGTTGCATCATCAGAGCTCAGCTACTGGAGCGCATCAGAGCTGCTTTTGATCGCGACAATAATTTGCCTAACTTGCTTGTGGACCTGGATTTTGCACCATTTATGATTCAAAGTCATATGTCGATGCGGGCAGTGGTCAAAGAAGCCGTCTCCATGGGTATACCAGTGCCTGCGATGACTTCTTCTCTGTCTTACTTTGACTCTTACAGATCTGCATCTTTGCCGCAAAACCTGACTCAGGCTCAAAGAGATTTCTTTGGCGCTCATACCTACGAGCGTGTCGACAAGCCACAAGCCGGCTTTATGCACACTGAGTGGGCTGAACTCATCGCTAAATAA
- the pgl gene encoding 6-phosphogluconolactonase has product MTIMEAGGYKIHIASDEAALCDALALRLVELAQQFIESDGIFTLLLSGGSTPRGLYSALARMPKGVVPWDKIYLFLGDERCVSHSDAESNYRMVSDSLLSHISIPSTNVFPTINQDVDPADSAKRYEQAIRRFFNDRSSDPGGASVPEFSCALMGLGPDGHTASLFPGTEAIGELSKLCVANFVPKFESYRITLTRPVFTHCQKVIFMVAGDGKKDILKEVLLHPEKGYPSQVVAGECSEGVVEFYIDEAASKNIK; this is encoded by the coding sequence ATGACAATAATGGAAGCAGGCGGCTATAAAATACATATTGCCAGTGACGAAGCCGCGCTGTGTGATGCCCTAGCTCTAAGACTGGTTGAGCTGGCTCAGCAGTTTATCGAGAGCGATGGTATTTTTACTTTGCTTTTATCCGGTGGTAGCACCCCACGCGGTCTTTACAGCGCGCTTGCTCGTATGCCCAAAGGTGTCGTCCCCTGGGACAAGATCTATTTGTTTTTGGGAGACGAGCGCTGTGTCAGTCATAGCGATGCCGAGAGCAACTACCGCATGGTGAGCGACAGTTTGCTCAGCCATATTTCAATTCCTTCGACAAACGTTTTTCCTACCATCAATCAAGACGTTGATCCGGCTGATTCTGCCAAACGTTATGAGCAAGCAATCAGGCGATTTTTTAACGACCGATCTTCAGATCCTGGTGGCGCCAGTGTGCCGGAGTTTTCTTGCGCCTTGATGGGGCTCGGTCCGGATGGGCATACAGCCTCGTTGTTTCCAGGTACAGAGGCTATAGGGGAGCTCAGTAAGCTCTGTGTGGCCAACTTTGTGCCCAAGTTTGAGTCTTATCGCATTACTCTTACTCGTCCTGTATTTACGCACTGTCAAAAGGTCATTTTTATGGTGGCTGGTGATGGCAAAAAGGACATCCTCAAAGAAGTCTTGCTCCATCCCGAAAAAGGCTACCCATCACAGGTTGTGGCTGGTGAGTGTAGCGAGGGTGTGGTGGAATTTTATATCGACGAAGCGGCCAGCAAAAATATCAAATAG
- a CDS encoding glucose-6-phosphate dehydrogenase assembly protein OpcA: MATQTDNAESLNFLAGGLSAVDVNKVERELNRLWAASGTNSGGDGQDAPVIKSCALNFVLLTGAELESQKAADDLLADITTRHPMRAILTVIEEGAPDKIEAFVSARCHLLPGQKGKQLCCEQITVKWSGAKCKGESLASLVTPLVIPDLPSWIFVHGGLPLSEINPFVAYTNHILIDSRSCSNSFTAFKKSIKGLHSLSRDGVVMDLSWRSIKPWRKALAFAFDEEDVNISAQSLGSLRSMVVRHGACGLSQSMYLASWLAQRLGYGFSSLVDSAGQGDLTMVFKGARGEAEPFTVNLKCNADARGINSVELAFYPDQNIAPLKVDFEAGALKVSHEDRAEYVELPYSEDRMDGTTTEDSTIDLLDKVLKVLSQDFVYLDTLFALGTICGDKQ; encoded by the coding sequence TTGGCTACTCAAACTGACAATGCTGAGAGTTTAAACTTCCTGGCTGGTGGGCTATCGGCCGTTGACGTCAACAAAGTCGAGCGAGAATTAAATCGGCTCTGGGCTGCTAGTGGTACTAATAGTGGCGGCGATGGACAGGATGCACCTGTAATCAAATCATGTGCCCTCAATTTTGTGCTACTGACTGGTGCTGAGCTTGAGAGCCAAAAAGCAGCTGATGATTTGCTTGCCGATATCACTACCAGGCACCCGATGCGTGCCATTTTGACTGTCATTGAGGAAGGCGCTCCCGATAAAATCGAAGCCTTTGTCTCGGCTCGCTGTCATCTTTTGCCCGGGCAAAAGGGTAAGCAATTATGTTGTGAACAAATTACAGTTAAATGGTCCGGAGCCAAGTGCAAGGGCGAGAGTCTGGCCAGTCTCGTTACACCGCTTGTGATACCAGATCTGCCCTCCTGGATATTTGTCCACGGTGGCTTGCCGCTCAGTGAAATCAACCCATTTGTTGCCTATACTAATCATATTTTGATTGATAGCCGCTCCTGCTCCAATAGCTTTACTGCCTTTAAAAAGAGCATCAAAGGCCTACACAGTCTTTCTCGCGATGGCGTGGTGATGGACCTGTCCTGGCGCTCTATCAAGCCCTGGCGCAAAGCCCTGGCATTTGCCTTTGACGAAGAAGACGTCAATATCTCAGCACAGTCCCTGGGCTCGCTAAGGAGTATGGTGGTGCGCCACGGTGCTTGTGGGCTGAGTCAGTCGATGTATCTGGCCTCTTGGTTGGCGCAGCGTCTCGGCTACGGCTTTAGTAGTCTGGTGGACAGTGCTGGTCAAGGCGATCTTACTATGGTCTTTAAAGGGGCAAGAGGTGAGGCTGAGCCTTTTACGGTCAATCTCAAATGTAATGCTGACGCCCGTGGTATCAACTCAGTGGAGCTGGCGTTTTACCCAGACCAAAATATTGCGCCGCTAAAAGTGGACTTTGAAGCAGGTGCTCTCAAAGTAAGCCATGAGGATAGAGCCGAGTATGTAGAGCTACCCTATAGTGAAGATCGGATGGACGGCACAACCACCGAGGACAGCACTATTGATTTGCTCGACAAAGTATTAAAAGTGCTCAGTCAAGACTTTGTCTATCTTGATACTTTGTTTGCACTCGGCACTATCTGTGGTGACAAGCAATGA
- the zwf gene encoding glucose-6-phosphate dehydrogenase — translation MTLASMALDNPLLQGLEPDKQVEPLSFVIFGANGDLTRRKLIPAIYALYTQGLLPKTFALLGTSRTPFSHEQFRQEMKESLLKFAPDLPFSEDSWSRFENCLYYQAADSGSDHGFADIKKTLEELDEKHATSGRHIFYLSTSPSLYLPIIEGLAKCGLVVKTKPNEPAFPRVVIEKPFGHDLASSLDLDDHIHEVLREHQVYRIDHYLGKETVQNIMVFRFANAIFEPLWNRNHIDHIQVTNAETLGVEGRGAYYESSGAIRDMMQNHLMQLMALVLMEPPIAMDAESTRDEKNKVLKSLKPLTPGKVDEFAVRGQYGPGFIMGKEVPGYRQEPSVAKDSNTNTFVALKLEVDNWRWSGVPIYVRSGKRLAKSITEVAVHFKQPPHKLFEIKGDKGQTNQGPLPGNVLVMQIQPDEGISLKFATKQPGPETEVRWLNMDFRYGSAFGMRTPTAYERLILDCLHGDPSLYARSDFVQASWSYIQPILDHWNNNPPADFPNYQAGTWGPQASDRLIGSTGHVWRKL, via the coding sequence ATGACCCTTGCTTCTATGGCACTTGATAATCCCTTACTTCAGGGTCTTGAGCCCGATAAGCAAGTGGAGCCTCTGTCATTTGTTATTTTTGGCGCTAACGGTGATTTGACGAGACGCAAGCTGATTCCAGCTATTTATGCTCTCTACACCCAGGGGCTTTTACCTAAGACTTTTGCCTTGCTAGGCACTTCGCGCACACCATTCAGTCATGAGCAGTTTCGTCAGGAGATGAAAGAGTCTTTGCTCAAATTTGCCCCGGACTTGCCGTTTAGCGAAGACTCCTGGTCACGCTTTGAAAACTGTCTCTATTATCAAGCAGCTGATTCTGGCAGTGATCATGGTTTTGCTGATATCAAGAAGACTCTGGAAGAGCTGGACGAAAAGCATGCTACAAGCGGTCGCCATATTTTTTATCTCTCCACCAGCCCCAGTCTCTACTTACCAATAATAGAAGGGCTGGCAAAGTGTGGACTGGTCGTCAAGACAAAACCAAATGAACCGGCCTTTCCTCGCGTCGTTATCGAAAAGCCTTTTGGTCACGACCTGGCTTCGTCTCTTGATCTTGATGATCATATTCACGAAGTACTGCGCGAGCACCAGGTCTATCGTATTGACCATTATCTGGGCAAAGAGACCGTGCAAAATATCATGGTTTTTCGCTTTGCCAATGCTATTTTTGAGCCACTCTGGAATCGCAACCATATCGATCATATCCAAGTTACTAATGCCGAAACTCTCGGCGTAGAAGGACGTGGTGCCTACTATGAGAGCTCTGGTGCTATCCGTGACATGATGCAAAACCACCTGATGCAGCTGATGGCTCTTGTATTGATGGAGCCTCCCATTGCCATGGATGCTGAATCCACTCGTGATGAAAAAAACAAAGTACTCAAAAGTCTAAAACCCCTGACACCAGGTAAGGTCGATGAATTTGCTGTGCGTGGTCAATATGGTCCTGGTTTTATCATGGGCAAAGAGGTGCCGGGATACAGACAGGAGCCTTCAGTAGCTAAGGACAGCAATACCAATACCTTTGTCGCCTTAAAGCTTGAAGTGGACAACTGGAGATGGTCTGGTGTGCCAATTTATGTGCGCAGCGGTAAGCGTCTGGCTAAGTCAATTACAGAAGTAGCAGTACATTTTAAACAGCCGCCCCACAAGTTATTTGAAATCAAAGGCGATAAAGGGCAGACCAATCAGGGACCACTGCCTGGTAATGTGCTGGTCATGCAGATCCAGCCTGATGAAGGTATTTCACTCAAGTTTGCCACCAAACAACCAGGTCCGGAGACCGAAGTAAGATGGCTCAATATGGACTTTAGATATGGTAGTGCTTTTGGTATGCGCACTCCTACAGCCTATGAGCGCCTTATCTTAGATTGTCTGCATGGCGATCCTTCGCTGTATGCCCGTAGTGATTTTGTCCAGGCTAGCTGGAGTTACATTCAGCCCATCCTTGATCACTGGAATAATAATCCTCCCGCTGATTTTCCCAATTATCAAGCCGGTACCTGGGGACCACAGGCAAGCGACAGGCTGATTGGCAGCACAGGACATGTCTGGAGGAAACTCTAA
- a CDS encoding type II secretion system F family protein: MSLELILALVLGSILVVRTVVMRPQSAQGTGFSQRMQLPPAFSAPALELLKLFPAYTIKLQEKLNHAGYRGNVAIATLSAAKVYPVLLAPLLWLFVNQPLYILPVALILFFVPDLFLHFAVSKRQQSIREALPELLDLMVLCVDAGLGLDATISRVATDSSKRSALIDEVMTLSRDILLGMDRQKAFAELYKRTGVEELRSFAASLNQSNQLGISVSRTLRNQAEFLRSKLTQKAEEKAARLPIYMAFPLWFCIMPALMVLVLAPSLIIFFREVKPSGLGFSHLF, from the coding sequence ATGAGTCTCGAACTAATCCTGGCCCTAGTACTCGGCTCTATCCTTGTCGTAAGGACTGTAGTGATGCGTCCCCAGAGCGCACAGGGGACAGGTTTTTCGCAGCGTATGCAATTGCCACCTGCTTTTAGTGCACCTGCTCTTGAGCTTTTAAAATTATTTCCGGCTTACACAATCAAATTACAAGAAAAGCTCAATCATGCTGGTTATCGCGGCAATGTTGCCATTGCTACTCTCTCTGCTGCTAAAGTTTATCCAGTACTACTGGCGCCACTACTCTGGCTTTTTGTCAATCAACCGCTGTATATTTTGCCTGTGGCCCTGATTTTGTTTTTTGTGCCGGACTTGTTTTTGCATTTTGCTGTCAGCAAAAGACAGCAGTCTATCCGCGAAGCCCTGCCTGAGCTACTTGATCTCATGGTGCTTTGTGTTGACGCCGGGCTTGGTCTTGATGCCACCATTTCGCGTGTGGCTACAGATAGCTCCAAGCGCAGTGCTCTTATTGATGAGGTAATGACTCTGAGTCGTGACATATTGCTGGGTATGGACAGACAAAAGGCCTTTGCTGAGCTTTATAAGCGCACCGGTGTGGAAGAATTGCGCTCCTTTGCCGCCAGTCTCAACCAGAGCAATCAGCTTGGTATCAGTGTTTCACGCACACTGCGCAATCAAGCTGAGTTTTTGCGCAGCAAGCTCACCCAAAAAGCCGAAGAAAAGGCGGCGAGATTGCCAATCTATATGGCTTTTCCTCTCTGGTTTTGCATTATGCCAGCACTCATGGTGCTGGTCCTGGCACCATCCTTAATAATCTTCTTTAGAGAAGTAAAGCCCTCTGGTCTGGGTTTTAGCCATTTGTTTTGA